The following are from one region of the Rhodopirellula sp. P2 genome:
- a CDS encoding DUF1559 family PulG-like putative transporter, whose translation MPATSARASRAPSHPSRRPALGAPAHHAFTLVELLVVIAIIGVLVGLLLPAVQAAREAARRMSCQNNLHQMGLALHNYHGIFNQLPSGWLADDTDHHEPGWGWAAAITPQMEAGNVYETIRFGMAIEEDQNQQARESSIPSYMCPSDPLETLFFIAEAHGDGDGHEHEHASALNDNHDDDDDDHEDDHETGHNVDDGDEFLFQIAKSNYAGVFGTFDIHEDMYHGDGLFYGNSRHRFRDVLDGLSQTVMVGERNSRLGGSIWQGLIPEANAAASRIVGAADHTPNSDVGHFEDFSSYHAAGAQFILSDGSVRMLSQFIDLDVYHALVTRANYEVIAADTF comes from the coding sequence ATGCCAGCCACTTCCGCCCGCGCATCACGCGCGCCCTCCCATCCGTCTCGACGCCCGGCTCTCGGCGCTCCAGCACACCACGCCTTCACCCTGGTCGAACTGTTGGTCGTGATCGCCATCATTGGCGTCCTGGTTGGCCTCCTGCTTCCTGCCGTCCAAGCGGCACGGGAAGCGGCCCGCCGGATGTCGTGCCAGAACAACCTGCACCAAATGGGCCTCGCCCTGCACAACTACCACGGGATCTTCAACCAATTGCCCAGTGGCTGGTTGGCCGATGACACCGATCACCACGAACCCGGCTGGGGCTGGGCCGCGGCCATCACCCCGCAAATGGAAGCCGGCAACGTCTACGAAACCATTCGCTTTGGGATGGCCATCGAAGAAGACCAAAACCAGCAAGCTCGCGAATCGTCGATCCCCAGCTACATGTGCCCCAGCGATCCGCTTGAGACACTGTTCTTCATCGCCGAAGCGCACGGCGACGGCGATGGGCACGAGCACGAACACGCCAGCGCGCTGAACGACAATCATGATGACGATGACGATGACCACGAGGATGATCACGAAACCGGCCACAACGTCGACGACGGCGACGAATTCCTTTTTCAAATCGCCAAGAGCAATTACGCGGGCGTGTTCGGCACCTTCGACATCCATGAAGACATGTATCACGGCGACGGGCTGTTCTACGGCAACAGCCGGCACCGTTTTCGCGACGTCCTGGATGGACTGAGCCAGACCGTGATGGTCGGCGAACGCAACAGTCGCCTGGGCGGCTCGATCTGGCAGGGGTTGATCCCCGAAGCCAATGCCGCCGCGTCTCGCATCGTGGGCGCCGCTGACCACACTCCCAACAGCGACGTCGGCCACTTTGAAGACTTCAGCAGCTACCACGCGGCAGGCGCCCAGTTCATCCTCAGCGATGGATCCGTGAGAATGCTCTCCCAGTTCATTGACCTGGATGTCTACCACGCCTTGGTGACCCGGGCCAATTACGAAGTCATTGCAGCTGACACCTTCTGA